Proteins from a genomic interval of Hydrogenophaga sp. PAMC20947:
- a CDS encoding alpha-D-ribose 1-methylphosphonate 5-triphosphate diphosphatase, translating to MTATVFRNARVVLADQVVHGSVATRDGLIASIDSGSGEVGHDMQGDFLLPGLVEIHTDNFERHLMPRPKVQWAEMPALLAHDAEVAAAGITTVFDALGVGDADPDSLRGSTWHGVLDTIDTCAREGLLRADHHLHVRCELPAPNTIDLFEPFHGHQRLSLISLMDHTPGQRQWEDIEQARVYYTGKKGWSLEKFLHQVEWAAELQARYAEPHRQYFVDHCREHSIALASHDDTTEAHVVQAHSEGASVSEFPTTVVAAKAARARGLFTVMGGPNVVRGGSHSGNVAAAELARMGLLDILSSDYVPGSLLSAVVRLVNDGILDMPSAVNTVSRNPAKACGLNDRGEIAPGLRADLVQMRLVKLPNGQQQAVVRSVWREGQRVL from the coding sequence ATGACCGCAACCGTTTTCCGCAATGCGCGCGTGGTGCTCGCCGACCAGGTGGTGCATGGCAGCGTTGCCACACGCGATGGCCTGATCGCCTCGATCGACAGCGGCTCAGGCGAGGTGGGGCACGACATGCAAGGCGACTTTTTGCTACCGGGCCTGGTGGAAATCCATACCGACAATTTCGAACGCCACCTGATGCCACGCCCCAAGGTGCAATGGGCGGAAATGCCCGCGCTGCTGGCGCACGACGCCGAGGTGGCTGCCGCAGGTATCACCACCGTGTTCGATGCGCTGGGCGTTGGCGACGCCGACCCCGACAGCCTGCGCGGCAGCACTTGGCACGGCGTGCTCGACACGATCGACACCTGCGCTCGCGAAGGCCTGCTGCGCGCCGATCACCACCTGCATGTGCGCTGCGAGCTGCCCGCACCCAACACCATCGATTTGTTCGAGCCCTTTCACGGGCACCAGCGCCTCTCGCTGATTTCGCTCATGGACCACACACCCGGCCAGCGCCAGTGGGAAGACATCGAGCAGGCTCGCGTGTACTACACCGGAAAAAAGGGCTGGAGCCTGGAGAAGTTTTTGCACCAGGTTGAATGGGCGGCGGAGCTGCAAGCGCGCTACGCCGAGCCGCACCGCCAGTACTTTGTGGACCACTGCCGCGAACACAGCATCGCGCTGGCCAGCCACGACGACACCACCGAAGCCCACGTGGTGCAGGCGCATAGTGAAGGCGCCAGTGTGAGCGAATTTCCCACCACCGTGGTGGCCGCGAAGGCGGCGCGTGCGCGCGGGCTGTTTACTGTGATGGGCGGGCCCAACGTGGTGCGCGGCGGATCGCACTCGGGCAACGTGGCCGCCGCCGAACTGGCGCGCATGGGCCTGCTCGACATTCTGTCGTCCGACTACGTGCCGGGCAGCTTGCTGAGCGCCGTGGTGCGCCTGGTAAACGACGGCATTCTGGACATGCCCTCGGCGGTGAATACCGTGAGCCGTAACCCGGCAAAAGCCTGTGGCCTGAACGACAGGGGCGAGATTGCTCCAGGCCTTCGTGCCGATCTGGTGCAAATGCGTTTGGTTAAGTTGCCCAACGGCCAGCAGCAGGCGGTGGTGCGCAGCGTCTGGCGCGAAGGCCAACGCGTTCTCTGA
- the phnD gene encoding phosphonate ABC transporter substrate-binding protein, whose amino-acid sequence MIKHTLAAVALGLSMTAALAEDINFGLISTEASTNLKSDWQPLFDDMVKQTGLTIKPFFASDYAGVIEGMRFNKVQVAWFGNKSAMEAVDRANGEIFAQMVNADGTEGYYSHMIVNADSPLKSLDDILKNGKNLSFSNGDPNSTSGFLVPGYYVFARNKIDAKSYFKVVRSANHEANALAVANKQVDVATNNSENLEKIHERQPEKFKNIRVVWTSPLIPLDPLVMSKNVSPEAKAKIKAFIYGYGKTDAHEKEVLMKISKLSGFKPSSNDQLKPIRELALFSQRNKIEADTTLEANDKAAKLAELDQKLAALK is encoded by the coding sequence ATGATTAAACATACCCTCGCCGCCGTTGCCCTTGGCCTGTCGATGACAGCCGCTTTGGCCGAAGACATCAACTTCGGTTTGATTTCCACCGAAGCCTCTACCAATCTGAAGTCCGACTGGCAACCGCTGTTCGATGACATGGTCAAACAAACCGGCCTGACCATCAAGCCCTTCTTCGCCTCCGACTACGCCGGTGTCATCGAAGGCATGCGCTTCAACAAAGTGCAAGTGGCCTGGTTCGGCAACAAGTCGGCCATGGAAGCGGTGGACCGCGCCAACGGCGAAATCTTCGCCCAGATGGTCAACGCCGACGGCACCGAAGGCTACTACTCGCACATGATCGTCAACGCCGACAGCCCGCTCAAGTCGCTGGACGACATCCTGAAAAACGGCAAGAACCTGAGCTTCAGCAACGGTGACCCGAACTCCACTTCTGGCTTTCTGGTGCCCGGCTACTACGTGTTCGCCCGCAACAAGATCGATGCCAAGTCTTACTTCAAAGTGGTGCGCAGCGCGAACCACGAAGCCAACGCCCTAGCCGTGGCCAACAAGCAGGTTGATGTGGCCACCAACAACAGCGAAAACCTGGAAAAGATCCACGAGCGCCAGCCTGAGAAATTCAAGAACATCCGCGTGGTTTGGACCTCGCCTTTGATCCCTCTGGATCCCCTGGTCATGAGCAAGAACGTGTCGCCCGAAGCCAAGGCCAAGATCAAGGCCTTCATCTACGGCTACGGCAAAACCGATGCCCACGAAAAGGAAGTGTTGATGAAGATTTCCAAGCTCTCCGGCTTCAAGCCTTCGAGCAACGACCAGCTCAAGCCCATCCGTGAGCTCGCCCTGTTCAGCCAGCGCAACAAGATCGAAGCCGACACCACGCTGGAAGCCAATGACAAGGCCGCCAAGCTGGCAGAGCTCGACCAGAAGCTGGCCGCGTTGAAGTAA
- the phnL gene encoding phosphonate C-P lyase system protein PhnL, translating to MNDPILHMQGVAKRFTLHHQNGAELRVLERVNLDLHAGECLVLDGPSGMGKSTLLKLVYANYRASEGHIAVRESNGDTLDITHADPRELVRMRRDTVGYVSQFLRVIPRVGALDVVAEPLLEPMHRDADALEAAREAARHWLTRLRIPERLWSLPPATFSGGEQQRINIARSLIKPRPLLLLDEPTASLDKANTHTVIELINEAVAHGAALMGIFHDPEVGAAVATRRIDVAQFRSAA from the coding sequence ATGAACGATCCCATTCTTCACATGCAAGGCGTGGCCAAGCGCTTCACGCTGCACCACCAAAACGGCGCCGAATTGCGCGTGCTCGAGCGGGTCAACCTCGACTTGCACGCGGGCGAATGCCTGGTGCTCGACGGTCCATCGGGCATGGGTAAAAGTACCTTGCTCAAACTGGTCTATGCGAACTACCGCGCCAGCGAGGGCCACATCGCAGTGCGCGAGTCCAACGGCGACACCCTGGATATCACTCACGCCGACCCGCGTGAGCTCGTGCGCATGCGGCGCGACACGGTGGGCTATGTGAGCCAGTTCCTGCGCGTGATCCCGCGCGTGGGGGCACTCGATGTGGTGGCCGAGCCCTTGCTGGAACCGATGCACCGCGATGCAGATGCGCTGGAAGCGGCCCGTGAGGCGGCGCGCCACTGGCTGACGCGCCTGCGCATTCCGGAGCGCCTGTGGTCATTGCCCCCAGCCACATTTTCGGGTGGCGAGCAACAACGCATCAACATCGCTCGCAGCCTGATCAAGCCACGCCCTCTGTTGTTGCTCGACGAACCCACAGCGTCGCTCGACAAAGCCAATACCCATACCGTGATTGAACTGATCAACGAGGCCGTTGCGCACGGGGCAGCGCTCATGGGCATCTTTCACGACCCCGAGGTGGGCGCCGCTGTAGCGACTCGCCGGATAGATGTTGCCCAATTCAGGAGCGCCGCATGA
- a CDS encoding HD domain-containing protein, whose product MSLSLNDIEHIFLMRGKSQYGSEAVNQLEHALQCAELAEANQETPETIAACLLHDLGHLLAAERAGTRDHDAHTDDLHQYVALPFLRQHLPEAVLEPIRLHVDAKRYLCHKDPPYWNTLSPASKYSLEQQGGAFNAHEARAFSLLAFAQESTRLRRYDDLAKVPGRTDLPPLSRYTAILSKWF is encoded by the coding sequence ATGTCACTTTCATTGAACGACATCGAACACATCTTTCTGATGCGTGGCAAGAGCCAATATGGCTCAGAAGCCGTGAATCAGTTGGAGCACGCGCTGCAATGCGCCGAGCTGGCCGAGGCCAACCAGGAAACGCCAGAGACGATCGCGGCTTGCCTGTTGCACGATCTGGGTCATTTGCTGGCGGCGGAGCGCGCCGGCACCCGGGACCACGACGCGCACACCGATGACCTGCATCAGTATGTGGCGTTGCCGTTTTTGCGGCAGCACCTTCCGGAGGCGGTGCTGGAGCCGATCCGGCTGCACGTCGATGCCAAGCGATACCTGTGCCACAAGGATCCACCGTATTGGAACACCTTATCCCCGGCTTCCAAATACAGCCTCGAACAACAAGGTGGGGCCTTCAATGCGCATGAAGCGCGCGCTTTTTCCTTGCTGGCATTTGCGCAGGAGTCGACGCGGCTGCGCCGGTACGACGATCTGGCGAAAGTCCCCGGGCGAACCGATTTGCCACCGCTCTCGCGCTACACCGCCATCCTCTCCAAGTGGTTCTGA
- the phnK gene encoding phosphonate C-P lyase system protein PhnK has translation MSTPIKSHPSPLLRVRSVSKRFGQQVALHEASFELWPGEVVAIVGESGSGKSTLLNTLAARARPDSGQIEFLGRDGEMRDVHAMSQAQQRLLARTEWGFVHQHAADGLRMDVSAGANVGERLMSLGQRHYGQLRTTAEEWLRRVEIDPIRIDDAPRTFSGGMRQRLQIARNLVTQPRLVFMDEPTSGLDVSVQARLLDLLRQLTQQMDMAVVIVTHDLAVARLLAHRMVVMQRGRVVETGLTDQLLDDPQHPYTQLLVSSVLQP, from the coding sequence CTGCGCGTGCGCAGCGTCTCCAAACGCTTTGGCCAGCAAGTGGCCTTGCACGAGGCTTCATTCGAACTCTGGCCCGGCGAAGTCGTGGCCATCGTGGGCGAATCGGGCTCGGGCAAAAGCACCCTGCTCAACACACTGGCCGCCCGCGCCCGGCCCGACAGCGGGCAGATCGAATTCCTGGGGCGCGACGGCGAAATGCGCGATGTGCATGCCATGAGCCAGGCCCAGCAGCGTTTGCTGGCGCGCACCGAATGGGGCTTTGTGCACCAGCACGCGGCCGATGGCCTGCGCATGGACGTGTCGGCCGGCGCCAACGTGGGCGAGCGGCTGATGAGCCTGGGTCAGCGCCACTACGGCCAACTGCGCACCACCGCCGAAGAATGGTTGCGCCGGGTCGAGATCGACCCCATCCGCATCGATGACGCGCCGCGCACGTTCTCCGGCGGCATGCGCCAGCGCCTGCAAATCGCCCGCAACCTTGTGACCCAGCCCAGGCTGGTGTTCATGGACGAACCGACCTCGGGGCTCGATGTGTCGGTGCAGGCGCGCCTGCTCGATCTGCTGCGCCAGCTGACTCAACAGATGGACATGGCCGTGGTCATCGTTACCCACGACCTCGCCGTGGCGCGTTTGCTGGCCCACCGCATGGTGGTGATGCAGCGCGGCCGTGTGGTCGAAACCGGCCTCACCGATCAGCTACTCGACGATCCCCAACACCCCTACACCCAATTGCTGGTGTCTTCTGTATTGCAACCATGA
- a CDS encoding thioredoxin family protein, translating into MDIKVLGTGCTNCKNTIALIDQVAKAKGVTVKLEKVEELRDIMGYGVMSTPGVVIDGKVVHAGGVPSRDKVESWLGAQAQAN; encoded by the coding sequence ATGGACATCAAAGTACTCGGCACCGGCTGCACCAACTGCAAAAACACCATCGCGCTGATCGACCAGGTGGCGAAGGCCAAGGGCGTGACGGTCAAGCTGGAAAAGGTTGAAGAACTGCGCGACATCATGGGCTATGGCGTGATGAGCACTCCTGGCGTCGTGATCGACGGCAAGGTGGTTCACGCGGGCGGTGTGCCCAGTCGCGACAAAGTGGAAAGCTGGCTCGGCGCCCAAGCACAAGCGAACTGA
- a CDS encoding ParA family protein gives MAGHRSPRQTAVERQLHKGVTHAILDTPAGLTGKSLAQIVKVSSRIIVPIQASPFDLWATQLFLEQLEAIKAVSHGKAEVALVGMRVDPRTLAANQLRAFLPAQGFETLTMIRPSQLYGRVAEAGASIFDVSPSLATHEREDWQPLLQWVDTV, from the coding sequence TTGGCAGGCCATAGGTCACCCCGACAAACCGCGGTCGAGCGTCAGCTGCACAAAGGGGTCACCCACGCGATCCTTGACACGCCAGCCGGGTTGACGGGCAAATCGCTGGCGCAAATTGTCAAGGTGTCCTCCCGCATCATCGTGCCGATTCAGGCTTCGCCCTTTGACCTTTGGGCCACCCAGCTGTTTTTGGAACAACTTGAGGCGATCAAAGCCGTCAGCCATGGCAAAGCCGAAGTGGCACTGGTGGGCATGCGGGTGGATCCCCGCACCCTGGCGGCCAATCAACTGCGTGCGTTTCTGCCAGCGCAAGGTTTCGAGACCTTGACGATGATCCGGCCTAGCCAGTTGTATGGTCGGGTGGCTGAAGCCGGAGCGAGCATTTTTGATGTCAGCCCATCCTTGGCAACGCACGAAAGAGAAGACTGGCAACCTTTGCTGCAGTGGGTTGATACTGTGTAG
- the phnE gene encoding phosphonate ABC transporter, permease protein PhnE produces MSHPQMAALVQAASPRRSLLSYASWVAILLILAGSWQGADMRPLDLWHDKGNMAEYASEFFPPNFSQWRYYVEEMVITLQIAVWGTALAVVSAVPLSLLASSNITPWWVHQPVRRVLDAFRAINEMVFAMLFVVAVGLGPFAGVLALWIHTTGILAKLFSEAVEAIDPQPVEGIRSTGASALHEIVYGVIPQVMPLWVSFTLYRLESNVRSASVVGMVGAGGIGVVLWEIIRSFQYAETAAVMIIIVASVSLIDVLSAQVRKLMI; encoded by the coding sequence ATGAGCCATCCGCAAATGGCCGCCTTGGTGCAGGCTGCTTCGCCCAGGCGCAGCCTTTTGTCCTATGCCTCCTGGGTGGCCATCCTTCTGATTCTCGCGGGGTCCTGGCAGGGGGCGGACATGCGTCCGCTGGATCTCTGGCACGACAAGGGCAACATGGCGGAGTACGCCAGCGAGTTCTTTCCGCCCAATTTTTCGCAGTGGCGTTACTACGTTGAAGAAATGGTGATCACGCTGCAGATCGCCGTCTGGGGCACGGCGTTGGCGGTGGTCAGCGCGGTGCCGTTGAGCCTGCTGGCTTCGTCCAACATCACGCCGTGGTGGGTACACCAGCCGGTGCGCCGCGTGCTCGACGCGTTCCGCGCCATCAACGAAATGGTTTTTGCCATGTTGTTCGTGGTTGCGGTGGGCCTGGGACCGTTTGCCGGCGTGCTTGCCTTGTGGATTCACACCACGGGCATTCTGGCTAAGCTGTTTTCTGAAGCTGTGGAGGCCATCGATCCGCAGCCGGTCGAAGGGATCCGGTCCACCGGTGCTTCGGCGCTGCATGAGATCGTTTACGGCGTGATACCTCAAGTGATGCCACTGTGGGTCTCTTTCACGCTCTATCGCCTGGAGTCCAACGTGCGATCGGCTTCTGTCGTGGGCATGGTGGGTGCAGGGGGTATTGGGGTGGTGCTGTGGGAAATTATCCGCAGCTTTCAATACGCCGAAACCGCAGCCGTGATGATCATCATCGTGGCCTCGGTCAGCCTGATCGATGTGCTGTCGGCCCAGGTGCGCAAGCTCATGATTTGA
- the phnC gene encoding phosphonate ABC transporter ATP-binding protein, which produces MTMTIRIRSLNKHFANGKHALRNINLEIAQGEMVALIGASGSGKSTLLRHVAGLMSADADAGSCIEINGRCVQRSGLIQPDVRAIRSEVGFVFQQFNLVDRLPVLVNVLVGRLHRMPFWRSGLRWFSRQEKALALEALSRVGISECHAQRASTLSGGQQQRAAIARTLVQGAKVVLADEPIASLDPESSRNVMDILARICREDGSTVVVSLHQVDMAMRFCTRVVALRDGEVVYDGPAKALSQRLLRELYGMQADELLHGMELPAALHPVPAAKPEVAWPHPLPRAA; this is translated from the coding sequence ATGACCATGACCATTCGCATTCGCAGCCTGAACAAGCACTTCGCCAATGGCAAGCACGCTCTTCGGAATATCAATCTGGAAATTGCACAGGGCGAGATGGTGGCCTTGATTGGCGCCTCGGGATCGGGCAAGTCCACCTTGCTGCGCCATGTGGCCGGCCTGATGTCGGCCGATGCAGATGCGGGCTCCTGTATCGAGATCAATGGCCGCTGCGTACAGCGCAGTGGCCTCATCCAACCGGACGTGCGCGCGATCCGTTCGGAAGTGGGATTTGTTTTCCAGCAGTTCAATCTGGTGGACCGCCTGCCGGTATTGGTCAATGTGTTGGTCGGGCGTTTGCACCGTATGCCGTTCTGGCGCAGTGGTCTGCGCTGGTTCAGCCGCCAGGAAAAAGCGCTGGCCCTCGAAGCGCTTTCCCGTGTGGGCATTTCAGAGTGCCACGCCCAGCGCGCTTCCACACTGTCCGGTGGCCAGCAACAGCGTGCGGCCATCGCCCGCACGTTGGTTCAGGGCGCCAAAGTGGTGTTGGCTGATGAGCCCATTGCCTCGCTCGACCCCGAGTCTTCCCGAAACGTCATGGACATCCTGGCCCGCATTTGCCGTGAAGACGGCAGCACCGTGGTGGTGTCGCTGCATCAGGTGGACATGGCCATGCGGTTTTGCACGCGTGTGGTGGCGTTGCGCGACGGCGAGGTGGTGTACGACGGCCCGGCCAAAGCGCTGAGTCAGCGGCTGCTGCGCGAGCTCTACGGCATGCAGGCCGATGAGCTGTTGCATGGCATGGAGCTGCCCGCTGCCCTGCACCCCGTTCCTGCTGCCAAGCCCGAGGTGGCATGGCCGCATCCGTTGCCCCGCGCGGCTTGA
- a CDS encoding rhodanese-like domain-containing protein, with translation MLEEAKEVCPTTTRRLLGEGATLLDVREPSEVAAFAFDVPGVINIPLSKLEQRWAEVPSDRPVVLVCDTGARSLKATYFLQFHGHTNVSNLGGGIVKWCVKGFPVKGQRAAGSDATGCCAPSADTTSTSCCG, from the coding sequence ATGCTTGAAGAAGCCAAAGAAGTCTGCCCCACCACCACCCGCCGCCTGCTGGGCGAGGGTGCCACCCTGCTGGACGTGCGCGAACCCTCAGAGGTCGCCGCATTCGCGTTCGACGTTCCGGGCGTGATCAACATTCCCCTATCGAAGCTGGAACAGCGTTGGGCCGAGGTGCCCAGCGACCGCCCAGTCGTGCTGGTCTGCGACACCGGTGCACGCAGCCTCAAGGCGACCTATTTCCTGCAGTTTCACGGCCATACCAACGTCAGCAACCTGGGCGGTGGTATCGTGAAATGGTGTGTCAAAGGCTTTCCCGTGAAGGGGCAACGAGCAGCCGGCAGTGACGCCACAGGATGCTGTGCGCCAAGCGCGGACACCACTTCAACCTCCTGCTGCGGCTGA
- a CDS encoding OsmC family protein, giving the protein MTDEQKLKFHVESVRLDAHASRSTCKQAQIRLDTDLSGSADAFNPAELLLAALSACMLKGIERVTPILKFELRGVEVKVDGVRQDVPPKMESIRYTIMVDTDESDQRLNLLHENVKKYGTVFNTVAPGTDLQGILIRKAAHG; this is encoded by the coding sequence ATGACTGACGAACAAAAGCTGAAATTTCATGTCGAGTCGGTGCGGCTTGATGCCCACGCCAGCCGTTCCACTTGCAAACAGGCGCAGATCAGGCTGGACACCGATCTGTCGGGGAGCGCCGACGCTTTCAACCCGGCGGAACTGCTGCTGGCGGCCCTTTCAGCCTGCATGCTCAAGGGCATCGAACGGGTGACGCCCATCCTCAAGTTTGAATTGCGTGGCGTTGAGGTCAAGGTTGATGGTGTTCGGCAGGATGTGCCGCCCAAAATGGAATCCATCCGCTACACGATCATGGTAGATACCGATGAGAGTGATCAACGCTTGAATCTGCTGCACGAGAACGTCAAGAAATACGGCACGGTTTTCAACACCGTCGCCCCCGGAACCGATCTGCAAGGTATTCTGATTCGCAAAGCTGCGCATGGCTGA
- a CDS encoding cation diffusion facilitator family transporter — protein sequence MAEHDHAHAPANFNQAFAWGIALNLAFVAIEAIYGWKVNSLALLADAGHNLSDVAGLVLAWGGALAGKLKPNARHTYGWKRGSILAAFANALILLIAIGALVWEAIGRLNSPEAQVAEQGVTIMVVAGIGIVVNTATALLFMRGREKDLNIRGAFLHMAADALVSAGVVVAGALTLWMQWAWLDPVVSILIGVVILISTWGLFKQSLHLLFDGVPDSVDPLAVKRFFETLPGVEQAHDLHIWATGTSQIALTAHLVMPDGHPGDAFLSMATERLHDQFDITHVTIQVTQRPFETACTSW from the coding sequence ATGGCTGAACACGACCACGCACACGCCCCGGCCAATTTCAATCAGGCGTTTGCCTGGGGCATCGCGCTCAACCTCGCGTTCGTTGCCATTGAAGCCATCTACGGCTGGAAGGTCAACTCGCTCGCGCTGCTCGCCGATGCGGGTCACAACTTGAGCGATGTCGCAGGCCTGGTTTTGGCGTGGGGTGGAGCGCTCGCTGGAAAGCTGAAACCAAATGCCCGGCACACCTACGGCTGGAAACGCGGATCGATTCTTGCCGCTTTTGCCAACGCACTGATCCTGCTCATCGCCATCGGCGCCCTGGTGTGGGAGGCCATTGGACGGCTGAACTCACCGGAGGCGCAGGTTGCCGAGCAAGGCGTGACGATCATGGTCGTCGCAGGCATTGGCATTGTGGTCAACACCGCAACGGCCTTGCTCTTCATGCGGGGGCGAGAAAAAGACCTCAACATCCGCGGCGCGTTTTTGCACATGGCTGCCGATGCCCTGGTGTCCGCCGGGGTCGTTGTGGCTGGCGCACTGACGCTGTGGATGCAGTGGGCCTGGTTGGATCCCGTGGTGAGTATCCTCATCGGCGTGGTGATTCTGATCAGCACCTGGGGCCTGTTCAAACAATCCCTGCACTTGCTGTTTGATGGCGTGCCGGACAGCGTTGATCCCCTGGCTGTGAAGCGCTTTTTCGAAACCCTGCCGGGAGTCGAGCAGGCCCATGACTTGCACATCTGGGCGACAGGAACCTCCCAAATTGCACTCACCGCTCACCTGGTCATGCCAGATGGTCATCCGGGAGATGCGTTCCTCTCAATGGCCACTGAGAGGTTGCACGACCAGTTTGACATCACCCATGTGACGATCCAGGTGACTCAACGGCCCTTTGAGACGGCCTGTACCAGCTGGTGA
- a CDS encoding CYTH and CHAD domain-containing protein, with amino-acid sequence MVGWLKPERAFLMSAHPWQRTKEKTGNLCCSGLILCSQAKWSKTRQPLSTVQTDAVFQRRAMSNTEIELKLLLPGADASEIEGRLRGLPVLARRKSQSQWLWNRYFDTPEETLREQRSALRLRCVSDAPWKSVMPGFVPDGEWIQTFKSAGTSLGGLSERGEWESRVTIGSLNETALRKTPWSHLDADGHLFAALRPCFETRCRRTTWQLQRYRGASIEVAFDVGEIVAEGRSLPILELELELKSGPEESLFALAQTIAHSIAVLPCDASKAERGYQLTRGRTQAPRRAQMIHLDKRVSPIEAAQAAFAETYEHLTRNLSGLTASDDPELVHQARVGWRRWRSAKWLFSPWLPRMPEFEGLKPLLNELGLLRDLDVLRCDTLASWLPAFLDGGNERLRIADKAIARIDQARSHRRAQLRSQLASPVTGAALVGLSQAMFELAGVQSTPAVARKTKGKKAKTSQWAHDRMTTLRRRLERSLKASAEFGAPVELIHRSRLQAKRARYAAEMLGVVLPPETGSQLARKATAVQTRVGADRDLRQAITLLRSLNADASLIAFLQGVLTGRSEVQITH; translated from the coding sequence ATGGTCGGGTGGCTGAAGCCGGAGCGAGCATTTTTGATGTCAGCCCATCCTTGGCAACGCACGAAAGAGAAGACTGGCAACCTTTGCTGCAGTGGGTTGATACTGTGTAGCCAGGCCAAATGGTCAAAGACACGCCAGCCGCTGTCAACTGTCCAGACTGATGCTGTATTTCAAAGGCGAGCCATGTCAAACACTGAGATCGAGCTCAAACTCCTGTTGCCTGGGGCAGATGCATCGGAGATAGAAGGCCGATTGCGCGGTCTTCCCGTCTTGGCACGCCGCAAGTCGCAAAGCCAATGGCTGTGGAACCGCTATTTCGACACGCCAGAGGAAACATTGCGCGAGCAACGCAGCGCGCTTCGCTTGCGTTGTGTGAGCGACGCGCCTTGGAAAAGCGTCATGCCAGGCTTTGTGCCAGATGGTGAATGGATTCAAACGTTCAAGTCTGCGGGGACTTCCCTGGGTGGCTTGAGTGAACGGGGCGAATGGGAAAGCCGCGTGACCATCGGGTCACTCAACGAAACCGCTCTGCGTAAAACGCCATGGAGCCATCTGGATGCCGATGGCCACCTTTTTGCCGCCCTTCGCCCTTGTTTCGAAACCCGCTGCCGCCGCACCACCTGGCAGCTGCAGCGCTACCGCGGCGCCTCGATCGAGGTCGCGTTCGATGTGGGCGAAATAGTCGCCGAGGGGCGGAGCCTTCCGATATTGGAACTTGAGCTCGAACTCAAGAGCGGACCAGAAGAGTCGTTGTTTGCATTGGCGCAAACAATTGCACATTCCATCGCAGTTTTGCCCTGCGATGCCAGCAAGGCAGAGCGCGGCTATCAACTCACGCGAGGCCGCACTCAAGCGCCCAGACGAGCGCAAATGATCCATCTGGACAAACGGGTCAGCCCAATTGAAGCCGCCCAAGCAGCCTTCGCGGAAACGTATGAACACCTCACGCGCAACCTGTCGGGACTGACAGCTTCAGACGATCCAGAACTGGTTCATCAAGCCAGGGTGGGATGGAGACGCTGGCGCAGCGCAAAGTGGCTGTTTTCGCCCTGGCTGCCCCGAATGCCTGAATTTGAGGGATTGAAACCGCTGTTGAATGAACTGGGGCTGCTCCGAGATCTGGATGTGCTGCGATGCGACACCTTGGCATCATGGTTGCCCGCATTCCTTGACGGTGGAAACGAGCGCCTGCGGATCGCCGACAAGGCCATTGCTCGGATCGACCAAGCCCGATCACATCGGCGTGCCCAGCTCAGGTCTCAACTGGCTTCGCCTGTGACAGGTGCTGCGCTTGTCGGTTTGTCGCAAGCGATGTTTGAACTCGCAGGCGTGCAAAGCACGCCTGCGGTCGCTCGAAAGACGAAGGGGAAGAAGGCGAAAACCAGCCAATGGGCACACGACCGCATGACAACTCTGCGGCGACGTCTGGAGCGCTCGCTAAAAGCCAGCGCCGAATTCGGTGCCCCCGTTGAGCTGATCCATCGATCCCGCCTTCAAGCAAAGCGGGCCCGCTATGCAGCAGAAATGCTGGGTGTTGTGCTTCCTCCAGAAACCGGCTCCCAGTTGGCACGGAAAGCAACCGCTGTTCAGACCCGCGTGGGTGCGGACAGAGACTTACGGCAAGCCATCACGCTGCTGCGATCTCTCAACGCAGATGCCAGCCTGATCGCGTTTTTGCAAGGTGTGCTTACCGGTCGGTCCGAAGTTCAGATAACGCACTGA